A window from Cryobacterium sp. PAMC25264 encodes these proteins:
- a CDS encoding exonuclease SbcCD subunit D, with the protein MKILHTSDWHIGRTFHTHQTLDHLRVVLDALVDIVRDRHVDVVAVAGDIFDSAMPSADSYALLGGTLAKLHATGARVVMTSGNHDSATRLGFQSEWTALAGIHVITRFDQYRTPVSIDDEHGPVHFYGIPFLEPALVRHHYPDELLKTHEQVLGLAMRQVRADLAERGGRSVVLSHCFAAGVSASDVERDISAGGLDLVPAAVFDGPDYVALGHIHGRARITDRVRYSGAPLHYSFAEADKPRGGWLVDLDAAGLAEVEWVDLPVPRRLRVLTGDLEDLVTDETLAAFEQDWVAAVLTDRVRPLDGMRTLQKRFPSCVTLEHRPTVQVTADASSYAARVHQKSDRDIVDGFLEFVRNGVGLTEFEHDLVADVLAEVASP; encoded by the coding sequence ATGAAGATCCTGCACACGAGTGACTGGCACATCGGGCGCACCTTCCACACGCACCAGACCCTCGACCACCTGCGCGTCGTTCTCGACGCCCTCGTCGACATCGTGCGCGACAGGCACGTCGACGTGGTCGCGGTCGCCGGCGACATCTTCGACTCGGCGATGCCCTCGGCCGACAGCTACGCCCTGCTGGGCGGCACCCTGGCCAAGCTGCACGCGACCGGTGCTCGCGTCGTCATGACCAGCGGCAACCACGACTCCGCCACGCGCCTGGGCTTCCAGTCGGAGTGGACCGCGCTGGCCGGCATCCACGTGATCACCCGGTTCGACCAGTACCGCACGCCCGTCAGCATCGACGACGAGCACGGTCCGGTGCACTTCTACGGCATTCCGTTCCTCGAACCGGCGCTGGTGCGCCACCACTACCCCGACGAACTCCTCAAGACCCACGAGCAGGTGCTGGGGTTGGCCATGCGCCAGGTGCGCGCCGACCTGGCCGAACGGGGCGGCCGTTCCGTTGTGCTGTCGCACTGCTTCGCCGCCGGTGTGTCGGCCAGCGACGTGGAGCGCGACATCAGCGCCGGCGGCCTCGACCTGGTGCCGGCCGCGGTCTTCGACGGCCCCGACTACGTGGCACTCGGCCACATCCACGGCCGCGCCCGCATCACCGACCGGGTGCGCTATTCGGGCGCTCCGCTGCACTACTCCTTCGCCGAGGCCGACAAGCCCCGCGGCGGCTGGCTCGTCGACCTCGACGCGGCCGGCCTGGCCGAGGTGGAATGGGTGGACCTGCCGGTGCCCCGCCGCCTGAGAGTGCTCACCGGCGACCTCGAAGACCTTGTCACCGACGAGACCCTCGCCGCCTTCGAGCAGGACTGGGTCGCCGCGGTGCTCACCGACCGGGTGCGTCCCCTCGACGGCATGCGCACCCTGCAGAAGCGGTTCCCCTCCTGCGTCACGCTGGAGCACCGGCCCACGGTGCAGGTGACGGCGGATGCGTCCAGCTACGCCGCGCGTGTGCACCAGAAGAGCGACCGGGACATCGTGGACGGGTTCCTGGAGTTCGTTCGGAACGGGGTGGGCCTGACCGAGTTCGAGCACGACCTCGTCGCCGACGTGCTGGCCGAGGTGGCGTCGCCGTGA
- a CDS encoding SDR family oxidoreductase produces MARVSGKVALISGGARGLGAAMTRRLVEEGARVVVGDVLDEEGGALVAELGDACRFVHLDVTRAQHWDNAVAAAVSEFGGLDVLVNNAGIVNFGSIEEYTLESWNSIIAVNLTGVFLGIKAAVPAIIRSPAGSIINVSSTAGLQGYEALPGYVAAKYGVRGLTKAVALDLGKYNVRVNSVHPGAIATPMTEGLNLPQNHVALHRVGQPVEVANLVLFLASDESSFSTGAEFLTDGGELSGLSHYE; encoded by the coding sequence ATGGCGCGTGTCAGCGGGAAAGTCGCACTCATCAGTGGTGGAGCACGCGGGCTCGGCGCCGCCATGACCCGGCGCCTCGTGGAGGAGGGCGCACGGGTGGTCGTGGGCGACGTGCTCGACGAGGAGGGCGGGGCCCTCGTCGCCGAGCTCGGCGACGCCTGCCGGTTCGTGCACCTCGATGTCACGCGCGCCCAGCACTGGGACAACGCCGTTGCGGCGGCGGTGTCCGAGTTCGGCGGTCTCGACGTGCTGGTCAACAACGCCGGCATCGTGAACTTCGGCTCGATCGAGGAGTACACCCTCGAATCCTGGAACAGCATCATCGCGGTCAACCTCACCGGGGTGTTCCTCGGCATCAAGGCCGCCGTTCCGGCGATCATCCGCTCGCCGGCGGGGTCGATCATCAATGTCTCGTCGACCGCCGGGCTGCAGGGCTACGAGGCCCTTCCCGGCTACGTCGCCGCCAAGTACGGGGTGCGCGGGCTGACCAAGGCCGTGGCGCTGGATCTCGGCAAGTACAACGTGCGGGTGAACTCGGTGCATCCTGGCGCCATCGCCACCCCCATGACCGAGGGTCTGAACCTGCCGCAGAACCACGTGGCGCTGCACCGGGTGGGCCAGCCCGTTGAGGTGGCAAACCTGGTGCTCTTCCTGGCCAGCGACGAGTCGAGCTTCTCCACCGGTGCCGAATTCCTCACCGACGGCGGCGAGCTGAGCGGCCTCTCCCACTACGAGTAG
- a CDS encoding 1-phosphofructokinase family hexose kinase, translating to MIVTLTPNPSLDRTIELAGPLARGDVQRAVDAHQEPGGKGVNICRALEASGIQSLAILPGDPEDPVLIALAAQGIPHLGLPINATLRSNIAITEPDGTTTKVNEPGPALTLDQQKALIELVLEKAEGASWLVLAGSLPPGVPDAFYADLTRELKTRFGANAPKVAIDSSGAPLAAAVAAGPDLLKPNADELAELTGLSDPDSLEADPHLAARASQTLIAAGVGAVLATLGAKGALLVTADGYWFATQPPIVAVSTVGAGDSSLAGFLLSDLAGASAPDCLRQAAAHGAAAASLPGSTVPALNQTNPTAVTVTAFATHPKEDDQ from the coding sequence ATGATCGTCACACTCACCCCCAACCCCAGCCTGGATCGCACCATCGAGCTTGCCGGCCCCCTGGCCCGCGGCGACGTGCAGCGGGCCGTTGACGCACACCAGGAACCCGGTGGCAAGGGCGTCAACATCTGCCGGGCCCTCGAGGCCTCCGGCATTCAGAGCCTGGCGATCCTGCCCGGCGACCCAGAAGACCCGGTGCTGATCGCACTGGCCGCCCAGGGCATCCCCCACCTCGGCCTGCCGATCAACGCCACCCTGCGCAGCAACATCGCCATCACCGAACCCGACGGCACCACCACCAAGGTGAACGAGCCGGGCCCGGCACTCACTCTCGACCAGCAGAAAGCGCTCATCGAACTGGTCCTCGAGAAGGCCGAGGGCGCCTCCTGGCTGGTCCTGGCCGGATCGCTGCCACCCGGAGTGCCCGACGCGTTCTACGCCGACCTCACCCGGGAGCTCAAGACCCGCTTCGGCGCCAACGCCCCCAAGGTCGCCATCGACTCCTCCGGCGCTCCCCTGGCCGCGGCCGTCGCCGCCGGTCCCGACCTGCTCAAGCCCAACGCCGACGAACTCGCCGAGCTCACCGGCCTCTCCGACCCGGACAGCCTCGAGGCCGATCCGCACCTGGCCGCCCGTGCGAGCCAGACCCTGATCGCTGCCGGAGTCGGCGCAGTGCTGGCCACCCTCGGCGCCAAGGGCGCGCTGCTGGTCACCGCTGACGGCTACTGGTTCGCCACCCAGCCCCCGATCGTCGCGGTCTCCACCGTCGGCGCCGGAGATTCTTCGCTGGCAGGTTTCCTGCTGAGCGACCTGGCCGGGGCATCCGCTCCGGACTGCCTGCGACAGGCCGCCGCCCACGGCGCGGCCGCCGCATCCCTGCCCGGCTCAACCGTGCCGGCCCTCAACCAGACCAACCCCACAGCCGTCACCGTGACGGCATTTGCTACACATCCAAAGGAGGATGACCAGTGA